The Coccidioides posadasii str. Silveira chromosome 2, complete sequence genomic interval CATTTGTCAGTATATCTGTAGAATCCTTCAAGGTTTTTAAAATACAAACTAACCAGCAGCTAGCAATAAGGCAGATAATTGCCAAAAAGCCAAGCATGACATAGATGCCTAAGTAGTAGCCGAGTCTCTGGTATGGGTTTTCAATATTTGCACTTGCCCACTCCTTGAGCCAAATGGCTGTGAATAGATCATGTTAGCAAAATATATGGTAAAGTGTTGAGCAAACCGAAGGCGACTTACTCGGGTAGGCAATGCAGAACACAAAGCCGCAGACAAAGACAACGAACATGAGAGCGGCGAACCAGCCAACGGATCCGACATAGTAGAGGTAGATGCCTACGTCTCCAGTTCTCCTGTTGGCTTCAGCCTCCAGGGCCTCGTTGCTGCGAAGGTTGTCGGGCTCATCCTCCTGAACGATCGATGTAACGCCACGGTGGGCATCCGGGTCGGCCTTGTACGTCCAGTCTGGAGGAGGAAGCGAGAAGCTAGACACATATCCGGCAGCGGAGTTCAAGGTTTGGAAGCTACCTTGCTCACAGATCTTGCCTTCAGCGTCAAGAGCGATGATGTAGTCGGAGTACGGGAGTCGCTTAGCTATCTCGGAGTTAAGACACGCTTTCTTCTACGTACCAAATGATGGATATACTTACGGGAAGAGGAGACGAGGATGATGGTGGAGTGGATTCTCCGCAGCAAACCGTTCTGTCCTAACAGATTGTGGAAAATATGGTTTTCGGTGGATGCATCAATACCGCTCAGGACATCGTCCAAGATGATAACATCCTTTTGGGCATAGACAGCCCGGGCGAGGGACTGTTCATGGGCTGTTAGTGGCATGTCGGCGATCGGTACTGATACGGATACTTACAATACGTTGACTCTGGCCTCCACTGAGAGCGATTCCCTTGCTTCCAACAATGGTCCGATCGCCTCGAGGAAGTTGTTGTAGATCTTCCTCTAGCGAGCATGCGCGAAGGACGGTTGTATACCACTGCTCATCGAAACCCGACACGGCAGTAATGCTGTCTCGGATAGATTCGTTCATATGCCAGGCGGTCTGGTCGCAGTATGCCATGTTGAGAGTCGCCACATCGACGCGTCCCCCCATGCACGGTACTTCGCCGAGAATAGCCTTTAGGAGAGTCGACTTCCCACATCCGACAGGGCCAACAATCATAGTGAGTTTTTCCCTGGGGATCGACAAGCTGATTTCCCGAAGAAGCGGTTGTTTATCCGGATCCCAGCCAAAAGAGCCATCCTGGATCGTGACGACGTCTCCATCAGCAAGCGGCTGCGGTGCATCCTTGAATGGGAAAGACAATTTCGCAACACTGAGGGCGCTTGATACACGTGTCTTCTCTGTTGTCATGCTGTTGTGCTCGGTGGCCGGGAAACTCTGCGAGCTGTCCATGATGTCATCGGGGATGTCCATGGGCTTATGCCGGGGATCAACACGTGAGGGCTTGTCCAGGAACTGTTGAATTCTAGAGAAGCAGCCCACGGAGCCCAGGAACGTGACTAGGGCCAAAATGAGCGACTGTAACGGTTCGGATAGCAACGCAAACAGTGACAGGGACGTGAAAACTCTGGCGAAATCGAGAATTGAGTTATCGCCGTTCTTCTTTGCCAAAATCGAGAAGACGGTGAAGGTAAGAATAGGGCTGAAGACCTGGGAAACGTAGGCTATCGTTATTGGTCAGTAAACGACAGGGTAACGAAGCAGCGGGAAGCCACATGGGATGTAGCGTACCAAAACCCATATTCCAGATCAACAGTTTACGGAATTTTTTGGAGATGGTCAGCTCCTCAATTCGAAGATTGTGCAAATTCGTCAACAGGGTCTGCTTAAGACCACACATCTTAACACCCTTCATAGAGCCAAGCATCACGGTTGTTGCCGAAATACGGCGCTCGATAGCCTCGAGCCAAAGCGCCTGGTGGGCAGTCACAAAGTTCATTGCGATGATTGATAAGACCAGCGACAAAATCGAGACGGCTATTGGCACGGCACAAGCCACACCAAGCTGTAGGTAGAGAAGGAAAATGGCAATGCCGACCTCAATAATATTGGCCCACATTTCGTGCATTGTTTGCCAACCCTGCACGATGCGCTCAATATCGGCACTCATTAAAGTTAGTGAGGAGGCGGGGTCGACGTCCTTGATGCTTAGGTCGGTTGCCTTCCTGTAGAGCATCCCAATGAGGCCACCTCGAGCCATAGTAATCGCGCGATATGTCAAATGCTGGTATTGACCCATGGATAcctgaagagaagaaaataagaCAAACATGAATCAGTAAAACATTCACCCGGCAGAGACATGTACGGAGTGGAAAGGGGGCCGTACCGCTATTCCGATATAAACCAGGATGTATGCACCGATCAGGGAGTTTCCGATGCCCTCGCTGTTTCGTGATTCGGGTTGCGAGGCAAACTTGATTGCTCGGTTGATCAAGAATGGTTGTGCAAATGTGAATCCAATGAGACACAGGCGCGGGAATATAATGGACATTAGTCGCCATTTCAACACTTTTATTGTAACCCACAAGAGCGAGTTCGGACCCTTGCTCTTGACTAGAAAGGGCGGATCTCACATTAGTAAAGGCACCTCTAAGAGTAGAATGGAAGGTTGGCAGTACCTTTGCTCCATGCTGCTTCCATGCGTTGGTGCACGCGCTCCGAAACAAGATGCTTGTCGAGGTTGAAAAGGTTTTCGATGGAGAGGAGATTCGAATATCCGAACCAAAAGAGTGGATTGACCCACCAGAAGAAGGATCGATTGATTACCCCACTTGTTGCCTCAGGTGGATACGCCTGGTACTCGGGTTTCAAAATACCGCGCTTCGGGGCCGCTTCAAGCACCAAGATGATAACCTTGAGAGCAACCGTCACCGTAAAAGTGAGAGCGATCAGATAACCGTAGTCGCTCGTTCGGCGTAGCCATAATGTCCTACATCGCGCAGCGTCGAAAGGAAGGGTGATAAGGAAATATACACTGAGTAAGAACGAGGGCTTGACAGTGCGGATATGCTCGAAGTATGACAGCAAGCAGAAGGTG includes:
- a CDS encoding uncharacterized protein (antiSMASH:Cluster_2.1~SMCOG1288:ABC transporter related protein~EggNog:ENOG410PKKR~COG:Q~TransMembrane:16 (o37-58i70-91o103-122i134-154o160-181i278-295o315-335i392-410o416-435i494-520o540-565i915-944o964-986i1039-1059o1065-1086i1150-1171o)), giving the protein MASHNLSTCGRIDDTFGPYALHCRGGFDFTLLFEETFLTIIPVGLLLLVIPFRVHYLFKKQKKVNDGPLVHLKLTALAAFAVLHLILLVLWTRPSVERTRTSLVTNALTLGSALTFCLLSYFEHIRTVKPSFLLSVYFLITLPFDAARCRTLWLRRTSDYGYLIALTFTVTVALKVIILVLEAAPKRGILKPEYQAYPPEATSGVINRSFFWWVNPLFWFGYSNLLSIENLFNLDKHLVSERVHQRMEAAWSKVKSKGPNSLLWVTIKVLKWRLMSIIFPRLCLIGFTFAQPFLINRAIKFASQPESRNSEGIGNSLIGAYILVYIGIAVSMGQYQHLTYRAITMARGGLIGMLYRKATDLSIKDVDPASSLTLMSADIERIVQGWQTMHEMWANIIEVGIAIFLLYLQLGVACAVPIAVSILSLVLSIIAMNFVTAHQALWLEAIERRISATTVMLGSMKGVKMCGLKQTLLTNLHNLRIEELTISKKFRKLLIWNMGFAYVSQVFSPILTFTVFSILAKKNGDNSILDFARVFTSLSLFALLSEPLQSLILALVTFLGSVGCFSRIQQFLDKPSRVDPRHKPMDIPDDIMDSSQSFPATEHNSMTTEKTRVSSALSVAKLSFPFKDAPQPLADGDVVTIQDGSFGWDPDKQPLLREISLSIPREKLTMIVGPVGCGKSTLLKAILGEVPCMGGRVDVATLNMAYCDQTAWHMNESIRDSITAVSGFDEQWYTTVLRACSLEEDLQQLPRGDRTIVGSKGIALSGGQSQRISLARAVYAQKDVIILDDVLSGIDASTENHIFHNLLGQNGLLRRIHSTIILVSSSPKRLPYSDYIIALDAEGKICEQGSFQTLNSAAGYVSSFSLPPPDWTYKADPDAHRGVTSIVQEDEPDNLRSNEALEAEANRRTGDVGIYLYYVGSVGWFAALMFVVFVCGFVFCIAYPTIWLKEWASANIENPYQRLGYYLGIYVMLGFLAIICLIASCWQMIITMVPKSGEAFHLTLLKTVLSAPMSFFSTTDTGVTINRFSQDLQLIDMELPVAALNTFAVFVLCIAQMIIIGVASVYGAISFPVVLVALYFIQRYYLRTSRQLRFMDLEAKAPLYSQFSECLNGLATIRAFGWQKFLEEKNRRLLDRSQKPFYLLFSAQRWLTLVLDLVVAGIATILIILVVKLRGTIGGGYAGVALLNVVQFSQSIKLLITFWTTLETHIGAIARIKVFNETMVAEDKVTENNMPPTNWPGEGGIEFQNVSAEYRPGEPVLRNVSLKINPGEKIGICGRTGSGKSSMVLSIFRMIELSGGTITVDGVDLSTIPRQEIRSRITGVAQDAFLLKGTLRLNADPTGFLSDGAIINALKSVHLWSVVDENGGLDADIDDLHLSHGQRQLLCLARAMLRPSKILILDEATSNVDRKTDEIMQRVIREKLSRHTIIAVAHKLDTILDFDKVALLDGGVLKEFDDPYTLLSADSDFSKLYASTMSDQPDEVGIMADDMTVSSEAPVSR